From Micromonospora rhizosphaerae, the proteins below share one genomic window:
- the rpsD gene encoding 30S ribosomal protein S4, whose protein sequence is MNHPRPKARLSRALGIPLTRKCVRYFERRPFPPGVHGRQRRKTSDYQVRLLEKQRLRHQYNVSETQLRRTFDEAARGAGKTGETLVALLERRLDAVVHRAGLARSIYQARQLVAHGHFTVDGRKVDRPSYRLRPGQVVAVRERSRASLPFQLAATGANAADGPERPYLSVTLTDLRVTLLREPARHEVPVVCDEQLVVEFYSR, encoded by the coding sequence GTGAACCACCCCAGGCCCAAGGCCCGGCTCTCCCGGGCCCTCGGCATCCCGCTGACGCGCAAGTGCGTGCGGTACTTCGAGCGGCGTCCGTTCCCGCCCGGCGTCCACGGCCGGCAGCGCCGCAAGACCTCCGACTACCAGGTGCGGCTGCTGGAGAAGCAGCGCCTGCGCCACCAGTACAACGTCAGTGAGACCCAGCTGCGCCGCACCTTCGACGAGGCGGCCCGGGGCGCCGGCAAGACCGGCGAGACCCTGGTCGCGCTCCTCGAGCGGCGGCTCGACGCGGTGGTGCACCGGGCCGGGCTGGCCCGCAGCATCTACCAGGCCCGACAGCTCGTCGCGCACGGCCACTTCACCGTCGACGGGCGCAAGGTCGACCGGCCGTCGTACCGGCTGCGGCCGGGACAGGTGGTCGCGGTCCGGGAGCGCAGCCGCGCATCGCTCCCGTTCCAGCTCGCCGCCACCGGCGCCAACGCCGCCGACGGACCCGAGCGGCCGTACCTCTCGGTCACCCTGACCGACCTGCGGGTGACCCTGCTGCGCGAGCCCGCCCGGCACGAGGTGCCGGTGGTCTGCGACGAGCAGCTGGTGGTGGAGTTCTACTCCCGCTGA
- a CDS encoding ABC transporter ATP-binding protein, translating to MSVTVEAERPTEKTESTWRTLRRGLALSPELRTGLAGTLGLALVYMIGRVAVPVAVQRGIDNGLTVPGGPDMGVVATVVAATAAVLMITTTCGYLMMRRLFTVSETALAGVRTRAFRHVHDLSMLHQQSERRGSLVSRVTSDVDQITQFLQWGGVILIVNLGQLVVTTIVMLAYSWQLTLVVLGAFAPALLVIRLLQRRLAAAYGVVRQRMGTLLGTIAESVVGAPVIRAYGIAGRTARRLDGAIEGQRQAQQRAIRISIMGSSVGELAAGLALAGVVVLGVILGVDGSLSIGQLTAFLFLVTLFIQPVQIATEVLNEAQNAIAGWRRVLDVLDVAPDVADPGEQGRELPPGPLDIRFAGVGFAYPGGPPVLHDVSLEIPAKSRVAVVGETGSGKTTFAKLLTRLMDPTAGDVLLSGVPLRQVRFDSLRSRVVMVPQDGFLFDATVGENVRFARPELTDAELTAAFIELGLADWLDGLPAGLDTPVGERGEALSVGERQLVALARAYVADPDLLVLDEATSAVDPATEVRLQRTLDAVTRGRTTLAIAHRLSTAQAADEVIVVDRGRIVQRGPHDELVKDPDSVYGLLYASWLEQTR from the coding sequence GTGAGCGTTACCGTTGAGGCCGAGCGGCCGACGGAGAAGACCGAGTCGACCTGGCGGACGCTGCGGCGGGGGCTGGCGCTCTCGCCCGAGCTGCGTACCGGGCTGGCCGGCACGCTCGGCCTGGCGCTGGTCTACATGATCGGCCGGGTCGCCGTACCGGTCGCCGTGCAGCGCGGCATCGACAACGGCCTGACCGTGCCCGGCGGCCCGGACATGGGCGTGGTCGCCACGGTGGTCGCCGCCACGGCCGCCGTCCTGATGATCACCACCACCTGCGGCTACCTGATGATGCGCCGGCTATTCACGGTCAGCGAGACGGCCCTCGCCGGGGTGCGCACCCGGGCGTTCCGGCACGTGCACGACCTGTCGATGCTGCACCAGCAGTCCGAGCGGCGGGGCTCGCTGGTCTCCCGGGTCACCAGCGACGTCGACCAGATCACTCAGTTCCTCCAGTGGGGCGGCGTGATCCTGATCGTCAACCTCGGCCAGCTGGTGGTCACCACGATCGTCATGCTGGCGTACTCCTGGCAGCTCACCCTGGTGGTGCTCGGCGCGTTCGCCCCGGCGCTGCTGGTGATCCGGCTGCTGCAGCGCCGCCTCGCCGCGGCGTACGGCGTGGTCCGGCAGCGGATGGGCACATTGCTCGGCACCATCGCGGAGAGCGTGGTGGGCGCTCCGGTGATCCGGGCGTACGGGATCGCGGGGCGGACCGCCCGGCGGCTGGACGGGGCGATCGAGGGGCAGCGGCAGGCCCAGCAGCGGGCCATCAGGATCAGCATCATGGGCAGCTCGGTCGGGGAGCTGGCCGCCGGGCTGGCCCTCGCGGGCGTGGTCGTCCTCGGGGTGATCCTGGGCGTCGACGGCTCACTCTCCATCGGTCAGCTGACCGCGTTCCTCTTCCTGGTCACCCTCTTCATCCAGCCGGTGCAGATCGCCACCGAGGTGCTCAACGAGGCGCAGAACGCCATCGCCGGCTGGCGCCGGGTGCTCGACGTGCTGGACGTCGCGCCGGACGTGGCCGACCCGGGAGAGCAGGGGCGGGAGCTGCCGCCCGGCCCGCTGGACATCCGCTTCGCCGGGGTCGGGTTCGCCTACCCGGGCGGCCCGCCGGTGCTGCACGACGTGAGCCTGGAGATCCCGGCGAAGAGCCGGGTGGCCGTGGTCGGCGAGACCGGCAGCGGCAAGACGACCTTCGCCAAGCTGCTCACCCGGCTGATGGACCCGACCGCCGGCGACGTGCTGCTCTCCGGCGTGCCGCTGCGGCAGGTCCGGTTCGACTCGCTGCGGTCCCGGGTGGTGATGGTCCCGCAGGACGGCTTCCTCTTCGACGCCACCGTCGGGGAGAACGTCCGCTTCGCCCGACCCGAGCTGACCGACGCCGAGCTCACCGCCGCCTTCATCGAGCTGGGGCTGGCCGACTGGCTGGACGGGCTGCCGGCCGGGCTGGACACCCCGGTCGGCGAGCGCGGCGAGGCGCTCAGCGTGGGGGAGCGGCAGCTGGTCGCGCTCGCCCGGGCGTACGTGGCCGACCCGGACCTGCTCGTGCTGGACGAGGCGACCAGCGCGGTCGACCCGGCCACCGAGGTGCGCCTCCAGCGCACCCTGGACGCGGTGACCCGGGGCCGGACCACGCTCGCCATCGCGCACCGGCTCTCCACCGCGCAGGCCGCGGACGAGGTGATCGTGGTGGACCGGGGTCGGATCGTGCAGCGCGGCCCGCACGACGAGCTGGTGAAGGATCCCGATTCGGTCTACGGCCTGCTCTACGCCTCCTGGCTGGAACAGACCCGCTGA
- a CDS encoding ABC transporter ATP-binding protein, translating to MTSGTSRDVLGRGLKVLGRAIREQPRIFAVAVTGSVLFGLMVIASAYVVGAVVGEVVVPALARGSVGVGALALAAAALLGISVLRVVGIFGRRLGAGYMQFRLQAAYRRRVTRRYLDLPLSWHHRNATGTLLSNANSDVEAAWYPIAPLPFAVGTLVMLVGAVVSLFLTDWALALVGLAVFPALFALNVVYSRRMAPRQARAQRLRAEVSGIAHESFDGALVVKTMGREAQETARFASRAGELRDALIAVGRLRGVFDPMLETLPSLGTLAVLVVGAIRLRQGAISVTELVSVAFLFTVLAFPVRAIGWVLAELPRSVAGWDRVRRVLDATGEMPYGDVALDPAEPTPATLAFTDVKFGYEPAEAHLPGTEVLGEVSFTVPPGKTVALVGHTGAGKSTIASLAVRLVDPRAGTVTLDGVDVRDLTPASLASTVALVAQVPFVFDDTVRANITLDRPGIGDDEVWAALRLAEADGFVAALPDGLDTMVGERGTSLSGGQRQRLTLARALAGRPRLLVLDDATSAVDPRVEAAILAGLRAPADGAGAAASILVVAYRRATIALADEVIYLEQGRVVARGTHTELLATVPGYADLVTAYEQAEHDREQTRTYDEVTPLTSGLEVEVDR from the coding sequence GTGACGAGCGGGACAAGTCGGGACGTCCTCGGCCGGGGGCTGAAGGTCCTCGGCCGGGCCATCCGGGAGCAGCCGCGGATCTTCGCGGTGGCGGTGACCGGCAGCGTGCTCTTCGGCCTCATGGTGATCGCCAGCGCGTACGTGGTGGGCGCGGTGGTCGGCGAGGTGGTGGTTCCGGCGCTCGCCCGCGGCTCGGTGGGGGTCGGGGCGCTCGCCCTCGCCGCGGCGGCCCTGCTCGGGATCAGCGTGCTGCGGGTGGTCGGCATCTTCGGCCGCCGGCTCGGCGCCGGCTACATGCAGTTCCGGCTCCAGGCCGCCTACCGCCGCCGGGTCACCCGGCGCTACCTGGACCTGCCGCTGTCCTGGCATCACCGCAACGCCACCGGCACCCTGCTCTCCAACGCGAACTCCGACGTGGAGGCCGCCTGGTACCCGATCGCGCCGCTGCCGTTCGCGGTCGGCACCCTCGTGATGCTGGTCGGCGCGGTCGTCTCCCTCTTCCTCACCGACTGGGCGCTCGCCCTGGTCGGCCTCGCCGTCTTCCCGGCGCTCTTCGCGCTCAACGTGGTCTACTCCCGGCGGATGGCGCCCCGCCAGGCCCGGGCCCAGCGGCTGCGCGCCGAGGTCAGCGGCATCGCGCACGAGAGCTTCGACGGCGCCCTGGTGGTCAAGACGATGGGCCGGGAGGCGCAGGAGACCGCCCGCTTCGCCTCCCGCGCGGGCGAGCTGCGCGACGCGCTGATCGCCGTGGGCCGGCTGCGCGGCGTCTTCGACCCGATGCTGGAGACCCTCCCCAGCCTCGGCACCCTCGCCGTGCTGGTGGTCGGCGCCATCCGGCTGCGGCAGGGCGCGATCAGCGTCACCGAGCTGGTCAGCGTCGCCTTCCTCTTCACCGTGCTGGCCTTCCCGGTGCGGGCCATCGGCTGGGTGCTGGCCGAGCTGCCGCGCAGCGTCGCCGGCTGGGACCGGGTGCGCCGGGTCCTCGACGCCACCGGCGAGATGCCGTACGGCGATGTGGCCCTCGACCCGGCCGAGCCGACCCCGGCCACCCTCGCCTTCACCGACGTCAAGTTCGGCTACGAGCCCGCCGAGGCGCACCTGCCCGGCACCGAGGTGCTCGGCGAGGTCTCCTTCACCGTGCCGCCCGGGAAGACGGTCGCCCTGGTCGGGCACACCGGAGCCGGCAAGTCCACCATCGCCTCGCTGGCGGTCCGGCTGGTCGACCCGCGCGCCGGCACGGTCACCCTGGACGGCGTCGACGTCCGCGACCTCACCCCCGCCTCGCTGGCCTCGACCGTCGCCCTGGTCGCCCAGGTGCCGTTCGTCTTCGACGACACCGTCCGGGCCAACATCACGCTGGACCGGCCGGGCATCGGCGACGACGAGGTGTGGGCGGCGCTGCGGCTGGCCGAGGCGGACGGCTTCGTCGCCGCGCTCCCGGACGGGCTGGACACCATGGTCGGCGAGCGGGGCACCTCGCTCTCCGGCGGGCAGCGGCAACGGCTCACCCTGGCCCGGGCGCTGGCCGGCCGGCCCCGGCTGCTGGTGCTCGACGACGCCACCAGCGCCGTCGACCCCCGGGTGGAGGCGGCCATCCTGGCCGGGCTGCGCGCCCCGGCCGACGGCGCGGGCGCTGCCGCGTCGATCCTGGTGGTCGCGTACCGGCGGGCCACCATCGCCCTCGCCGACGAGGTGATCTACCTCGAGCAGGGGCGGGTCGTCGCCCGAGGTACCCACACCGAACTGCTCGCCACCGTCCCCGGCTACGCCGACCTGGTCACCGCGTACGAGCAGGCGGAGCACGACCGCGAGCAGACCCGGACGTACGACGAGGTCACCCCGCTGACCTCCGGCCTGGAAGTCGAGGTTGACCGGTGA
- a CDS encoding TIGR03085 family metal-binding protein has translation MPRYARAEREALADLLLDLGPDAPTVAEGWTTRDLAAHLVVRERRPDAAGGILLPPLRRYGEAVRRRVAARPYAELVARVRRPPVWSPVSNRFTDELVNTMEFFIHHEDVRRARPGWLSRDLSNGLQAVLWRRASVLARLALRRFPADLLVQAPGFGERTAGRGGARLRLVGAPGELALFLSGRQRVARVQIDGPATPAERLRTASLGF, from the coding sequence ATGCCGCGGTACGCCCGAGCGGAGCGCGAGGCGCTCGCCGACCTGCTGCTGGACCTGGGACCGGACGCGCCGACGGTCGCCGAGGGGTGGACCACCCGCGATCTCGCCGCGCACCTGGTCGTCCGGGAACGCCGACCGGACGCCGCCGGTGGCATCCTGCTGCCGCCGCTGCGCCGGTACGGCGAGGCGGTCCGCCGGCGGGTCGCCGCCCGGCCGTACGCGGAGCTGGTGGCGCGGGTGCGCCGGCCGCCGGTGTGGAGCCCGGTGAGCAACCGGTTCACCGACGAGCTGGTCAACACCATGGAGTTCTTCATCCACCACGAGGACGTGCGCCGGGCCCGCCCGGGCTGGCTGAGCCGGGACCTGTCGAACGGTCTCCAGGCCGTGCTCTGGAGGCGGGCCTCCGTGCTGGCCCGACTGGCGCTGCGCCGCTTCCCGGCGGACCTGCTGGTCCAGGCGCCCGGATTCGGCGAGCGGACCGCCGGCCGGGGCGGGGCGCGGCTGCGGCTGGTCGGCGCGCCGGGCGAGCTGGCCCTGTTCCTGTCCGGCCGGCAGCGGGTGGCCCGGGTGCAGATCGACGGGCCGGCCACGCCGGCCGAGCGGTTGCGGACGGCCAGCCTGGGCTTCTGA
- a CDS encoding AMP-dependent synthetase/ligase has protein sequence MALDVPYRSIPDMFLKRVAATPDRRAFGHPAPDDSGPVWLSWEQVGRRAKAVAAGLHGLGVGLEDPVAILANTRLDWVIADFGIMCAGGATTTVYPTTEPEDATYIIADSGSRVLFAENPTQAAKIAGAELPALTHVVLFDGTPDPTAAVPQLTLAELEERGARALEAEPDLIDMLVAGIGPENLATLIYTSGTTGRPKGVELLHGGWCWEGVAQAELGLLREDDLQYLWLPLSHSFGKTLLCGATHVGLPTYVDGRVDKLVDLLAVVKPTLMCGAPRVFEKVYNKAVTTAQGAGGAKAKIFAWGVRTGKEKVALEQAGKPVPVGLKLKYALAEKLVFSKLQARLGGRIRVLVSGAAPLSPEIATFFAAANLPISEGYGLTETSAGNFVNPPGGLRIGTVGKAMGDLECKIDNDGEILVRGKPVMRGYHNLPEETAAAFTEDGFFRTGDIGSLTDDGYLRITDRKKDLVKTSGGKYIAPSHIEGMFKAICPYTSQAIVIGQARNYCTMLVTLDPDAIKGWAAGGPLEGREYADIVASPEAQAMVEGYVAELNGKLNRWETIKKVTILPRDLTIEHGEITPSLKIKRRGVESNFAAEIDKMYQGTLAEL, from the coding sequence ATGGCTCTCGATGTACCGTACCGTTCCATTCCCGACATGTTCCTCAAGCGCGTGGCGGCGACCCCCGACCGCCGCGCCTTCGGCCACCCGGCCCCCGACGACTCGGGACCGGTCTGGCTGAGCTGGGAGCAGGTCGGGCGGCGCGCCAAGGCGGTCGCCGCCGGCCTGCACGGGCTCGGCGTCGGCCTGGAGGATCCGGTGGCGATCCTGGCGAACACCCGGCTGGACTGGGTGATCGCAGACTTCGGCATCATGTGCGCCGGCGGAGCGACCACGACCGTCTACCCGACCACCGAACCCGAGGACGCGACGTACATCATCGCGGACTCCGGCTCGCGGGTTCTCTTCGCCGAGAACCCGACCCAGGCGGCCAAGATCGCCGGCGCCGAGCTGCCGGCGCTGACCCACGTGGTGCTCTTCGACGGCACCCCCGACCCGACCGCTGCCGTCCCCCAGCTCACCCTGGCCGAGCTGGAGGAGCGGGGGGCGCGGGCCCTCGAGGCCGAGCCGGACCTGATCGACATGCTGGTCGCCGGGATCGGGCCGGAGAACCTGGCCACCCTGATCTACACCTCCGGCACCACCGGCCGGCCCAAGGGCGTCGAGCTGCTGCACGGCGGCTGGTGCTGGGAGGGCGTGGCGCAGGCCGAGCTCGGGCTGCTCCGCGAGGATGACCTGCAGTACCTGTGGCTGCCGCTGTCCCACTCGTTCGGCAAGACCCTGCTCTGCGGCGCCACCCACGTCGGCCTGCCGACCTACGTGGACGGCCGGGTGGACAAGCTGGTCGACCTGCTCGCCGTGGTCAAGCCGACGCTGATGTGCGGCGCACCCCGGGTCTTCGAGAAGGTCTACAACAAGGCGGTGACCACGGCCCAGGGCGCGGGCGGCGCGAAGGCGAAGATCTTCGCCTGGGGGGTGCGGACCGGCAAGGAGAAGGTCGCCCTCGAGCAGGCCGGCAAGCCGGTCCCGGTCGGGCTGAAGCTGAAGTACGCGCTGGCCGAGAAGCTGGTGTTCAGCAAGCTCCAGGCGCGGCTCGGCGGCCGGATCCGGGTGCTGGTCTCCGGCGCGGCCCCGCTGAGCCCGGAGATCGCCACGTTCTTCGCCGCCGCCAACCTGCCCATCTCCGAGGGATACGGCCTCACCGAGACCAGCGCCGGCAACTTCGTGAACCCGCCGGGCGGGCTGCGGATCGGCACCGTCGGCAAGGCGATGGGCGACCTGGAGTGCAAGATCGACAACGACGGCGAGATCCTGGTCCGGGGCAAGCCGGTGATGCGCGGCTACCACAACCTGCCCGAGGAGACCGCCGCGGCGTTCACCGAGGACGGCTTCTTCCGCACCGGCGACATCGGCAGCCTGACCGACGACGGCTACCTGCGCATCACCGACCGGAAGAAGGACCTGGTCAAGACCTCCGGCGGGAAGTACATCGCGCCGTCGCACATCGAGGGCATGTTCAAGGCGATTTGCCCGTACACCTCGCAGGCGATCGTGATCGGCCAGGCCCGCAACTACTGCACCATGCTGGTCACCCTCGACCCGGACGCGATCAAGGGCTGGGCGGCCGGCGGCCCGCTGGAGGGCCGGGAGTACGCCGACATCGTCGCCTCGCCGGAGGCGCAGGCGATGGTCGAGGGCTACGTGGCGGAGCTGAACGGCAAGCTCAACCGCTGGGAGACGATCAAGAAGGTCACCATCCTCCCCCGGGACCTCACCATCGAACACGGCGAGATCACCCCGTCGCTGAAGATCAAGCGCCGGGGCGTGGAGAGCAACTTCGCGGCAGAGATCGACAAGATGTACCAAGGCACCCTGGCCGAGCTCTGA